The genomic stretch AGATTGAGGGGAGGTTTGGCTGCGAGGAGTGAGGTGGGTCTGGTTTGTTCTGTAAGCTTTGACTCATTTTTAACAATGCATTGCGTTCTGTCCATTGTCGACTTGGCCTTCCAAACTCCCGACTGGATGAATATCACGTCAAGTTCAATGCAGGGTGTAATAGTAAACAGTGATAATTCCCATTTTTGCAACCATGCAAAAGCCAATGACAGATACATACTCGTTTTCAATGATAAGAAATGGCTGACTCACAGCACACCACCGTCGATGGCAAACGGCTTGGTTGCTGGAGGAGTATGTCGAGGCCTCTGACAAAAAAGAAATAAGAAAAAACAAGCCGCTCGCCCGCTCGCTATGCCAGTAACACAATCGTCAAGAAGGAAAAGATTTTTCTTATAGATGACAATATGGTGGGAAACCGTCGCATCAACAACACATAGTGCTGGTGTGCGACACCATCCAGGAACCCTTCCAATTGCTTAAAAAGGAAAAAAATGTATTTATATCAAGGAAACACGGGACTGTCCAGCCCCGGTCCTGCTTGCTTAGTTGCTTGCTCTGCCGCTCACTCCAAAAAATCAAGTAGTCGTGATCGTTGTCGTGGCCATGTGCTCGTGACCGTACGTCAGCCGTCTCCGTTCAGAAAGTCAATAAAAGTCGTATAAATCATGTGAAAAAACAGATTGAGCCGGTGTCGCCAGGAATGAATGTGATGTAGTTGGGAATGTAGGAGCCGAGGCAGTTTGCATCGTTGATCGTCTCGGGATCGCTGAGAACATGGCATCCATAGGACACCGGGGAATCGCTGGAAATGCAAGACAATGTCGTTCATCAAGTCTAGTGTTCATCAACCGTTATGTAGCAAACATCGGCACGTGAGTCGTCGTTCGTTCTTTGTATGTGCGGGGTGCCGTGAGGCAATATGCTAGGTGTTGTCGGCGGATGATTTGTGTGCAAAGGATAGTTCGTGAAGATGATGTGCAGCAGGCTAATTAAAAATGGTTGTGCCGTGAGAGAATAGGCAAGGTCGCCTTAGTTGGCCCTGATGACAAGCTTCGAGAGGAACTTGTTCGACAAGGAGTCAAAGTCCTGACGATCGAACTTGCAATCACTTCTTGAACGGAGGTACGTCTCTGTTGGTATGTTAGTGGAGTGAAATGAGAATAGGCAACGCATCGACTTACCATATTTGGTAACGTGCGCGCGAACCTCTGTCATGGCGTCGCAGACGGCAGGGTTCGAGTTGAGGAGGTGATGGTGTTTCCGCGAGTCCCACTCGGTAAAGGAGGGAAGCTTCTGGGAAATGGCCGAGAAGAGACCAACGATGACACCGACGGGCGTACCCTCCATCTCGCCGCAGAACTTGTTAACAGCGCCGAGATCAGGGACGCGGTAGTTGCAGTCGAACTGAATCAGCTCCCAGACAGCCAACAGAATGGCAGCGAGCATGAAGATGGTAGGCCAGTTCTTCAGCTTGTCACCGCTGTACACAGACTGGTAGAGAGCAGAAAGCTCCTCAAGGACGTCCTTTTGCAGCTCACGCCACATGTCCGCAAGAGCACACTTGACTTGGAAGTTGATCATGACAGGCGCAATGGTCTTGCCAGAGAATTTGGACTGTTGGTCCTCGACCTTACCAGGCGTGTTGTCCTCCTCACCAAGACCCTCGACCATTGTAACGTGGAGAGTCAGGTTGTAGGCAAGGACAAGCTTGAGAGCCTTGCGGATGACGGGAAGCTTCTCACGGCAGTAGAAGCGGTAGGCAGTCTTCAATAGCTCAGTGACGAAGTAGGTACCCTCAAAGTACTCATCGACAAACTGCTCGAAACCACCATCAATGTGGCGGTCAAGATAGTCGGAGAGCATGGCGCGCGAGATGCCCTCCATACCGGCGGACAGCTTGGCAGTGTTGATCTCAAAGTGGAGACCGTTGAGAGTCTCATGCCAGTCAACGCCGAAGCACTTCTCATCGCGGACGTAGACGTCACGGGCCATGATGGGCAAGTAGTGGCCATAGCCGTGGGTGACGTAGATGAGGCGCTCTGATGTCGAGAAGCCCTTGATGTTCCCAATGGAGAAACCAAGGCTTACGTGACGCTCGTAATCGGCCTTCCAGTCCTTCATGAAGTACGCAATATCTTTGATGTCAATGCGCGTGCACGGAACCTGCCAAAGACGTGCGTGTGATGGCTGGCATCCGGCGCACGGGTCGCCCTTGTCGCACGTCTTCTTGAGGAACTTGCACCTCAGACAGGCACGAAGCTTGCGGATCTCATGAGCTTGTGCCCTCTGGTCAGGCCTGAGAGGCCCACGTCTCCTGCCGACACGCTTCTCGCCAGTGGTATCTTTCTTGGTGGTGTGAGCAGTGGTCTTCTTGACAATGGTCTTTGCGGGCTTTGAGCCAGATGCCGTGGCAGGCGACTTCCTGCGGCGAGCCGGCGGTGAGCCGACGGCCGATGAGGATGGTGACGCAGTATTTGACGATGTCTGCTTGATGACAATGGGCTCTACGCGTGCCATTGGAGGGCTGACGGACTGGGTAGGGGAGATGTGTGAGAAGTCATGGTCGCTGAATGGGAGGCCGTGACTGTGGTCGTGGTTGCAACCGTCAGACGAGTACGCGAGTGAGTGGTGGGAGTGATGCGAGCTGTGCGAGCTACGTGAAGGCACCAACTCCAGAGCAATGTTTTCAGTCTCCGACTGAGGCGAGCTCAGGAAGTCGTAGCTGCTGAAAGAACGGGCTGATGGTGGGGCGTCGGAGTGAGTCGAGTCTGCTGAGCCGGAGCGGACGCGCATCGGGGGGACGTGGGTGGGGTGCAGTGTGTCGGCAGGATTGACAAAGATGGCAGAGCTGTCGGAGAAGTCGTAGGACTGGCGGTGGCGGTGGCCGTATTGGACGCCGACGTCGACCCAGCCATTGTCGCTACTGGACAAGGAGCGGATTTCCATCCAGTTCTCACCAGGTGAGCCCGTGCCCACGCTGTTTGCAGTGGCGTTTGAACCGGCGTTGAAGTCGTGATTAGACATGTTGTTCAAATCGGGATGGAAGTCGGACATTTGGAATGGGGCAGCACTCAAGGTGGAGAGCCCTGCATCCATGCTGTTTGGGTTCATGAAGTTCATCATCGGGTTCATCACGACGTGCGAGTTAATGCCGAACTCGATAGGCGACGTTTGCAGTGCACCCCCGTACGAGGCAGTAAAGTCTGGGCCAATGGTCATGGAGCCCTGGCCGTACATGTCGGGCCCAAAACCATCGGTGTTTGTGTTCATGTTCATCCACGTCGCGAGCATAGGGTTCATGGGCTGCATGGCGGCGGGGAAGCCGAGGCCCATGGTGTTGAGCGGAGCCATGCTCGTCGTGCTCGGGTGTGTGTTGTGAGCATTCGAAGCGGCCACGGTGTTGAGACGGCGCTGGTGCGAGTGTTGGGTTTGCTGGGTTTGCTGGTGCTGTTGGCTGCCATCgtgttgctgttgttgttgcaTGGTTCCTGGTGAGATTGGCAGCGGCCAGGTCTGGGAGAAGTTGTAGGTTTGGCGGTTCGGGTCGAAGGATGGGTCAAAGGCACCTTCTACGCCGTAGATGGCCCCGTCAAAGTCGATGTGTTGGTTCTCCATGTTGGCACGGAGAGAGAAAATGGGTTCGAGTGTTCTCAGCCTCTCTGTGCTGATAGTAAGCGGTGAAGGTAAGCGGGCGATGGGCCGACCACAGTATAGGCTGGTGATGCCAAGGCCGTACACCGCTTTTTGTATGCAAGTCCCAGCCCCACACACCAATGGCTCGTCTAGATCTGCACCTGGTTAGAGTAGCGCCAGAAGCGCTGCAGCGGACCGCACGATTCGCAATCGAGGTCGAATAAAACCCTGACCAGCGTCGACATGCACGAGGGTTCCCAGAACGGGCGTCTTCGGATGGGGTGCGGGTATCGAAGAGGATGGTCAACTATGGCGCGGAGAGGCGTGTCCTAGTGAAGAGATGGTTCAGCATCAAGAGAACGGCACTCTGCTAGCCCGCCGAGCCGATCCACCTTGGTGCTGCTTGCTCGCCAGGCCTGCTCCGCCTTTTGGTCCTGGGTCTGGCTGCCCGCCTGGCTGCTCAACCACCCAGGCAAGCTGACGTCTCaccctgctgctgctacTGCCGCCACCCAGAGGGTCACGATAGTGCCCTGGGGCCTGCTCTCGGTACAGCACCGCAGCCGACCCCTCCTGCGATAACACCCGATAAGCGTTAGTCTCGGGGTCCTGAAGGATCAACGTGCGGAGGAAAGCGTTGGGGATGCCGCAACAAGCAAAGACAGGCCATTGTCCAAGTCTCGAATGCCCATATCACCTCGCCTCGGCCGTGCTAACACTAATGCTGCATCGCTGGACTTGACTTCGAACGAGCCATCGGACATGCAACCAAGCGGATCGGCCTGCGCTACTCTCTCATCCCAAGTGGACCTAGGAATATCGCCGGCCACGACTGGACGACGGAGCCTACACGAGGCCAGGGTCAGAATTTGCCTCACGGGCATAACCTGGCCTGCGACTCTGTAACAGCACCTTGGCCATCGCTCTCCAGACTCACCGACAGGTTGAGCAGCGCCTCGCAATTGAAGCCACCGTCATCATACATTCTTTCGCACTGCGTAGCTGGTAAATGAGCGACATACCTCCCACGCGCCGAGCCTACAGTCGGGCGCTTCGTCGTGCTTGCGGCCGCTCTTCGCTACGTACTACCGCATGTTGTGCATCTTGTCGAGCGCGTTCTGCGTAACATCGCTCCAAGCGTGCTACTCTGCGGTCCTGCCTTGCGTTTGGATTATCGTCCTTGGACGCCGTTTCAGGTATCGTGTCGGCTGTCATGCTTCGCCCGCATATTACCGCTTGAGCAGCGACAGCTTGACAGAATGCCAACCCTGCCTCTTAGTGGTGGCGTATTACATTCGTGTCACTCTTGCTGTGACATGCCGAGAAGCTCCCGCTCACCCAACTTGCTCGTGACCGGTTCTGCAGTCTGTTTCGTTTTGCCATCGTTTGATGCTATCCTTACTTGCGCGCTTCGTCAGTGTCTCATGCGCGCTTGTATACGTCTCGTGGCCGATGAGATGCAACCCATGGGATGCTGGTAGAGCTGTAGTTGTACGGGCCTTGCTGACGTTCACACTGTCCTACGTAGTAGCAACCCGCTGCAGGCAAGCGGCTGCCTATTTCGTCTGGTGATACCAACGTCGCCGTCGGCCTATTGACTGCTTGGCCGGGGTTGGCTTGCTATCTGCATAGACTGCAATGAGGACGAGATGACGATCCGGTGGAAATAGCCTGTCCTGCACGTAAGATGGATCCTCGATTCTCCCCGGTCGTTCTTCAGCTTGGAAATTGGCGAGACCGCGCGATGCGAATAACTGCCTAGTGAATCGATGTTAGCACTACCTGTTCATGTCACACAAGCATTGTAAAGGATGAGATTGTGAGACCATCAAGGTAGCGTCTTGTGATTTCGGCAAGAACAAGGGGGGCACGAGGCCAGCGAAGGGATTAGGACATGTACCTGCCTAGGGTGCGGGAGTTGTGGGTTATGTAAGTTGAAAGAAAGACGCCATGACGACAGTGTTTTGGTCCGTTTGCGATGTGAAGGGAAGTCGCATTTTGCCCAGGTGCTCTTTCCTCCGAAAATTGAATGCTGGTAGCGAGTTGCCAGCAGTCTGGTACGCCCAGCTTCCAGCCCCGACTGTCAGCAAGACTTTACAGTGCCACGAGCTCTGGCAAGCTCCGCAGTAAATGAATGACTTCTGCGCTAGATACTAAAATTGCCAATGGTCTGGGAGAGGAGAGGTCAGTTGCTGCACTTTCCTAATCCGGCGTCTCTCCACAAACACTACCCCAGATTCTTCAATGCGTTCAGCTGAGTGACGGCACCACCAATCACGCCAGCACGCATAATTATGTGCATACCTAATCCAGAACTGATTGCGGGATTAATGGGTACATGCATAACAGAGCAGGCAAAAGGTTACGGTTGCGTCCTGTCGACGTCCAGGGTGTTCGATTGGACATGATGGAGTAAACCTATATGAGCGAaacgtacaacaacaacaacaacaacgaaTGCCGCTATCCAAGATTAAAGGACCGACACTGCGACGTGTGTTGTCGGGTCCTTTGTCAAGACCGGTCCGACCTGGTACAAACTTATGGAGTAGCCTTCGTGCACTCCAGCGATATCATCACTGACCAGATCTAGGCCACCGCGAGGCGATTTCCGTTATAAAAACCTCATGAGCAATTGTAATTCGAGATCAATATAGACTAACAAACTTTTTGTGTTGAAAAACGTCACTGGAGGTAGTCAGAGCCATGTCAGGCGGGGAAACGGTGATGCACACAAGATTAGCGGATAACCGTCCGCGATATGAGCATGGATCTTGATTCACGATAGAAAGTCATGGAATCAATTACTTACTCTATGTGGCTTGCGAGATGCAGTTCGAAACTAGGCCGGCTTTGCTCCCTTGCTCTTCTGGTTCAGACGGTCACTGTTGCAGAGTTACATGCAGCCCAGTGAAGCAGTGCTCTTATGACCATGGACTATGATGATAACATTTAATGGGCTACTATCGACGCGAGTGACATCTCTGGATAGGAGGGGATCTTCGTGTAGCCCACAGGGGGCTTGTGATAATAAGCCCCGACTGAGACACGCCACGTTCCCGTACAGGTCATAGAGTCTATGTGCTCTTTCACGTAGCAGTAAATCATCGTTATTACAAATCCATTCCTCAAGGTATGAACTATTATCGTGAGCTCCCAAAGCATGTTGTGCGGGTGGTGCCACTTTTAGTGTTGCCGGGTACATGTACCTTGGGTTGCATCTCCAATCAAAAGCCCCCACAACTGCATGAAGGAGGA from Pyrenophora tritici-repentis strain M4 chromosome 1, whole genome shotgun sequence encodes the following:
- a CDS encoding putative c6 finger domain protein, with translation MENQHIDFDGAIYGVEGAFDPSFDPNRQTYNFSQTWPLPISPGTMQQQQQHDGSQQHQQTQQTQHSHQRRLNTVAASNAHNTHPSTTSMAPLNTMGLGFPAAMQPMNPMLATWMNMNTNTDGFGPDMYGQGSMTIGPDFTASYGGALQTSPIEFGINSHVVMNPMMNFMNPNSMDAGLSTLSAAPFQMSDFHPDLNNMSNHDFNAGSNATANSVGTGSPGENWMEIRSLSSSDNGWVDVGVQYGHRHRQSYDFSDSSAIFVNPADTLHPTHVPPMRVRSGSADSTHSDAPPSARSFSSYDFLSSPQSETENIALELVPSRSSHSSHHSHHSLAYSSDGCNHDHSHGLPFSDHDFSHISPTQSVSPPMARVEPIVIKQTSSNTASPSSSAVGSPPARRRKSPATASGSKPAKTIVKKTTAHTTKKDTTGEKRVGRRRGPLRPDQRAQAHEIRKLRACLRCKFLKKTCDKGDPCAGCQPSHARLWQVPCTRIDIKDIAYFMKDWKADYERHVSLGFSIGNIKGFSTSERLIYVTHGYGHYLPIMARDVYVRDEKCFGVDWHETLNGLHFEINTAKLSAGMEGISRAMLSDYLDRHIDGGFEQFVDEYFEGTYFVTELLKTAYRFYCREKLPVIRKALKLVLAYNLTLHVTMVEGLGEEDNTPGKVEDQQSKFSGKTIAPVMINFQVKCALADMWRELQKDVLEELSALYQSVYSGDKLKNWPTIFMLAAILLAVWELIQFDCNYRVPDLGAVNKFCGEMEGTPVGVIVGLFSAISQKLPSFTEWDSRKHHHLLNSNPAVCDAMTEVRAHVTKYETYLRSRSDCKFDRQDFDSLSNKFLSKLVIRAN